In Cydia amplana chromosome 13, ilCydAmpl1.1, whole genome shotgun sequence, a single genomic region encodes these proteins:
- the LOC134653431 gene encoding uncharacterized protein LOC134653431 translates to MSRTFTIEPVEQGDVEDIMKLLKKTFYMDEPLNSAVGLIASENETCSELDEYCSHSLLEGLSFKAVDAEHNIVGIMISGVLPLKEADDGNDLLSQAQRCKNPKFKKILYILAQRETGAKLWEKFPQEQRLVEVKVAATDPGWRRLGIMNDLLNTTEQATAQRNIRLIRMDTSSAYSAKSAERFGFTCVYKALYTDIKMDGRPIIVPEPPHVEDRVYVKKLF, encoded by the exons ATGTCTCGGACGTTCACCATAGAGCCGGTGGAGCAGGGAGATGTGGAGGATATCATGAAACTTCTCAAAAA GACTTTCTACATGGACGAACCACTAAACTCAGCAGTGGGCCTCATCGCCTCAGAAAACGAGACGTGCTCAGAGCTGGACGAGTATTGTAGCCACTCGCTTCTGGAAGGGCTGTCCTTCAAGGCAGTGGACGCGGAGCACAACATAGTGGGGATTATGATCAGTGGTGTTTTACCTTTGAAAGAG GCAGACGACGGCAATGATTTACTAAGCCAAGCGCAACGCTGCAAGAACCCGAAGTTCAAGAAGATTCTGTACATCTTGGCACAAAGAGAGACGGGAGCCAAGCTCTGGGAGAAGTTCCCTCAGGAGCAGCGGCTGGTCGAAGTCAAAGTGGCGGCCACAGATCCAGGGTGGAGGCGGCTTGGTATCATGAACGATTTGCTTAATACGACTGA ACAAGCCACAGCACAAAGGAACATCAGACTCATACGAATGGACACATCCAGTGCCTACTCGGCCAAGTCAGCTGAAAGGTTCGGCTTCACCTGTGTGTATAAGGCTTTATACACGGACATCAAGATGGACGGACGGCCGATAATCGTGCCGGAACCCCCGCATGTGGAGGACAGAGTTTACGTTAAAAAGTTGTTTTAA
- the LOC134653422 gene encoding dnaJ-like protein 60 isoform X2 — protein MFLFNRIALNSLNCYARLYSLGKNCPYDVLRLRRNCTDKEIKEAFIKMSKEYHPDKNKDARAQERFVSIVEAYNVLGKPSSRAQYDILYKSNQSAYVQKTHVPWNLRNNPAYHYHYQYQNTQTNTQRPRNQKSYYGVSGVKKMPNYMIIMICCGFGLVGLVIQMYVIRHSFLLHRENINEKSRIAAEELDKVRAAAEENGNELQTRLLLERIVNGANPTVATASLGQELATEKKESPADRVLTEYGLSEDAGGDWYTSSFRSNIKKNPLGLAFEIETWFE, from the exons atgtttctttttaatcGGATTGCTCTAAATTCATTAAATTGTTACGCGAGATTATATAG cttaggcaaaaacTGCCCCTATGATGTTCTCAGACTGCGTAGAAACTGTACAGACAAAGAAATCAAAGAAGCATTTATTAAGATGAGCAAAGAA TACCATCCCGACAAGAATAAGGACGCCAGAGCACAGGAGAGGTTTGTTAGCATTGTGGAGGCGTACAATGTGCTCGGGAAGCCCAGTAGTCGGGCACAGTATGACATTCTCTACAAGAGCAATCAATCTGCCTATGTTCAAAAAACACATGTCCCTTGGAA CTTGCGTAACAACCCCGCCTACCACTACCACTACCAATACCAAAACACCCAGACCAACACACAGCGACCAAGAAATCAGAAGTCATACTACGGCGTGTCTGGCGTCAAGAAGATGCCGAATTACATGATTATCATGATCTGCTGCGGCTTCGGGTTGGTTGGGCTTGTTATACAGATGTATGTCATCAG GCATTCATTTCTATTACACCGGGAGAATATAAATGAGAAATCTCGAATAGCAGCTGAAGAGCTGGATAAGGTTCGGGCAGCGGCTGAAGAAAATGGAAATGAG TTACAAACACGTCTTTTGCTGGAGAGAATAGTAAACGGAGCCAACCCCACCGTCGCCACCGCCTCGCTAGGACAAGAGCTCGCTACTGAGAAAAA GGAATCTCCTGCGGACCGAGTCCTCACAGAATACGGGCTGTCTGAAGACGCCGGCGGCGATTGGTACACGTCTTCTTTCAGAAGCAATATAAAG AAAAATCCTCTGGGTTTGGCGTTTGAAATTGAAACTTGGTTCGAGTAA
- the LOC134653422 gene encoding dnaJ-like protein 60 isoform X1, whose protein sequence is MFLFNRIALNSLNCYARLYSLGKNCPYDVLRLRRNCTDKEIKEAFIKMSKEYHPDKNKDARAQERFVSIVEAYNVLGKPSSRAQYDILYKSNQSAYVQKTHVPWNLRNNPAYHYHYQYQNTQTNTQRPRNQKSYYGVSGVKKMPNYMIIMICCGFGLVGLVIQMYVIRHSFLLHRENINEKSRIAAEELDKVRAAAEENGNESEPVLRENVQENDSASIPSYINHPLGDLGELFGDLFFLPESMETIQVESESKNSFSVLAEVLQPEDEVELQTRLLLERIVNGANPTVATASLGQELATEKKESPADRVLTEYGLSEDAGGDWYTSSFRSNIKKNPLGLAFEIETWFE, encoded by the exons atgtttctttttaatcGGATTGCTCTAAATTCATTAAATTGTTACGCGAGATTATATAG cttaggcaaaaacTGCCCCTATGATGTTCTCAGACTGCGTAGAAACTGTACAGACAAAGAAATCAAAGAAGCATTTATTAAGATGAGCAAAGAA TACCATCCCGACAAGAATAAGGACGCCAGAGCACAGGAGAGGTTTGTTAGCATTGTGGAGGCGTACAATGTGCTCGGGAAGCCCAGTAGTCGGGCACAGTATGACATTCTCTACAAGAGCAATCAATCTGCCTATGTTCAAAAAACACATGTCCCTTGGAA CTTGCGTAACAACCCCGCCTACCACTACCACTACCAATACCAAAACACCCAGACCAACACACAGCGACCAAGAAATCAGAAGTCATACTACGGCGTGTCTGGCGTCAAGAAGATGCCGAATTACATGATTATCATGATCTGCTGCGGCTTCGGGTTGGTTGGGCTTGTTATACAGATGTATGTCATCAG GCATTCATTTCTATTACACCGGGAGAATATAAATGAGAAATCTCGAATAGCAGCTGAAGAGCTGGATAAGGTTCGGGCAGCGGCTGAAGAAAATGGAAATGAG TCTGAGCCTGTTTTGCGTGAGAATGTCCAAGAAAATGACAGTGCGTCCATCCCCAGCTATATAAATCATCCCCTTGGTGATTTGGGAGAACTTTTTGGAGATCTTTTTTTCCTACCGGAGTCTATGGAGACTATTCAG GTCGAGTCCGAGTCCAAGAATAGCTTTAGCGTGTTGGCCGAGGTTCTTCAGCCAGAAGACGAAGTTGAG TTACAAACACGTCTTTTGCTGGAGAGAATAGTAAACGGAGCCAACCCCACCGTCGCCACCGCCTCGCTAGGACAAGAGCTCGCTACTGAGAAAAA GGAATCTCCTGCGGACCGAGTCCTCACAGAATACGGGCTGTCTGAAGACGCCGGCGGCGATTGGTACACGTCTTCTTTCAGAAGCAATATAAAG AAAAATCCTCTGGGTTTGGCGTTTGAAATTGAAACTTGGTTCGAGTAA